A single genomic interval of Oryctolagus cuniculus chromosome 19, mOryCun1.1, whole genome shotgun sequence harbors:
- the ZSCAN10 gene encoding zinc finger and SCAN domain-containing protein 10 isoform X2: protein MALQRDLTQGLQLHRRGDLAVGPATGKSAAVKDARRASSSRPGAGAAGRRQAGGGRGGRAGGSPADRGQAPARGGPPAVQMLPVPGGHGAAGVPGPAAGAVPPLAAASSAHQEADPGAAGAGAVPERAAPAPAAPPAGPAAPRRRGGGAAAGGHPWGGQPRGASEPQGPALWSEQNSRDQELAAVLESLTFEDVQEKKTGPAHPLGFGGTTTDKDEFKKEEPSGAAWPPATEADSKAPEPPAQSPGPGPEASCTGAGGSPSSSGEVLEATAPGAAASSDEQLQFLCTECGVSFRQLSRLKAHQLRSHPQARSYVCLCCGKSFGRSSILKLHMRTHTDERPHACHLCTHRFRQSSHLTKHLLTHSSEPAFLCAECGQGFQRRSSLVQHLLAHTQDQKPACAPEAKTEVPELTVILCTHCGQSFQHRSSLKRHLRIHARGKDHRCSEPSSSPSPKTKSRPYVCGDCGKAFRRSEHLVTHRRLHTGERPFSCEACGRSFTQSSQLVSHQRVHTGEKPHTCAQCGKSFVRRAGLARHLLTHGGLRPHHCAQCGKSFMQTQDLARHLRSHTGEKPCRCSQCGEGFSQSAHLARHQRIHTGEKPHACDTCGHRFRNSSNLARHRRSHTGERPYSCPTCGRSFRRNAHLQRHLATHAGSGHEAEAPQECPECGKTFSRSCNLLRHLLVHTGARPYPCSQCGRSFSRNSHLLRHLRTHTRETLY, encoded by the exons ATGGCCCTGCAGCGGGATCTCACCCAGGGTCTTCAGCTCCACAGGCGTGGGGACCTGGCAGTAGGACCGGCCACAGGGAAGTCCGCCGCGGTGAAGGATGCTCGCAGAGCCAGTTCCAGCCgcccaggagcaggagcagctgggcGCCGTCaagctggaggaggaagaggaggtcgGGCAGGAGGATCCCCGGCGGACAGAGGCCAGGCCCCGGCCCGAGGTGGCCCACCAGCTGTTCAGATGCTTCCAGTACCAGGAGGACATGGGGCCGCGGGCGTCCCTGGGCCGGCTGCGGGAGCTGTGCCGCCACTGGCTGCGGCCAGCTCTGCACACCAAGAAGCAGATCCTGGAGCTGCTGGTGCTGGAGCAGTTCCTGAGCGTGCTGCCCCCGCACCTGCtgcaccgcctgcagggccagcagctcCGCGACGGCGAGGAGGTGGTGCTGCTGCTGGAGGGCATCCCTGGGGAGGCCAGCCACGCGGGGCCTCTG AGCCCCAGGGCCCCGCACTGTGGTCGGAGCAGAATTCCCGGGATCAGGAGCTGGCAGCCGTGCTG GAGTCCTTGACCTTTGAGGATGTCCAGGAGAAAAAGACTGGACCTGCACACCCTCTGG GATTCGGAGGCACAACCACGGACAAGGATGAGTTTAAAAAGGAAGAACCCAGCGGGGCggcctggccccctgccaccGAAGCAGATTCCAAGGCCCCAGAGCCGCCCGCACAGTCGCCGGGGCCAGGCCCGGAGGCGAGCTGCACGGGTGCAGGGGGCTCCCCTTCCAGCAGTGGCGAAGTTTTAGAGGCTACTGCGCCGGGGGCCGCCGCCTCCTCCGATGAACAGCTGCAGTTCCTATGCACCGAGTGCGGGGTAAGCTTCCGGCAGCTGTCCCGGCTGAAGGCGCACCAGCTCCGCTCTCACCCGCAGGCGCGCTCCTACGTGTGCCTGTGCTGCGGCAAGAGCTTTGGCCGAAGCTCCATCCTCAAGCTGCACATGCGCACTCACACGGACGAGCGGCCGCACGCCTGCCACCTCTGCACCCACCGCTTCCGCCAGAGCTCGCACCTGACCAAACACCTGCTAACGCACTCCTCCGAGCCCGCCTTCCTGTGTGCCGAGTGTGGCCAGGGCTTCCAGCGTCGCAGCAGCCTGGTGCAGCACCTGCTGGCGCACACCCAGGACCAGAAGCCCGCGTGCGCCCCGGAGGCCAAGACAGAGGTGCCGGAGCTGACCGTCATCCTGTGCACCCACTGTGGCCAGAGCTTCCAGCACCGCTCCAGCCTCAAGCGCCACCTGCGCATCCACGCCAGGGGCAAAGACCACCGGTGCTCCGAACCCTCTAGCAGCCCCAGCCCGAAAACCAAGAGCAGGCCCTACGTGTGCGGGGACTGCGGCAAAGCCTTCCGGCGCAGTGAGCACCTGGTGACCCACCGGCGCCTGCACACAGGGGAGCGGCCCTTCTCGTGTGAGGCCTGCGGCCGCAGCTTCACACAGAGCTCCCAGCTGGTCAGCCACCAGCGTGTGCACACCGGTGAGAAGCCCCACACTTGCGCGCAGTGCGGCAAAAGCTTCGTGCGGCGGGCCGGGCTCGCCCGCCACCTGCTGACGCACGGCGGCCTGCGGCCCCACCACTGCGCTCAGTGTGGCAAGAGCTTCATGCAGACGCAGGACCTGGCCCGCCACCTGCGCAGCCACACGGGCGAGAAGCcctgccgctgcagccagtgtggcGAGGGCTTCAGCCAGAGCGCGCACCTAGCGCGCCACCAGCGCATCCACACCGGGGAGAAGCCGCATGCCTGCGACACGTGCGGCCACCGCTTCCGCAACAGCTCCAACCTGGCCCGCCACCGGCGCAGCCACACCGGGGAGCGGCCCTACAGCTGCCCAACGTGTGGCCGCAGCTTCCGGCGCAACGCCCATTTGCAGCGGCACCTGGCCACGCACGCGGGGTCGGGCCACGAGGCTGAGGCCCCCCAGGAGTGCCCGGAGTGTGGCAAGACCTTCAGCCGCAGCtgcaacctgctgcgccacctgCTCGTGCACACCGGCGCCAGGCCCTACCCCTGCTCCCAGTGTGGCCGCAGCTTCAGCCGCAACTCGCACCTGCTGCGCCACCTGCGGACCCACACCCGGGAGACGCTGTACTAG
- the ZSCAN10 gene encoding zinc finger and SCAN domain-containing protein 10 isoform X1 codes for MLAEPVPAAQEQEQLGAVKLEEEEEVGQEDPRRTEARPRPEVAHQLFRCFQYQEDMGPRASLGRLRELCRHWLRPALHTKKQILELLVLEQFLSVLPPHLLHRLQGQQLRDGEEVVLLLEGIPGEASHAGPLDFSFSAGKNCPRADIPSGEQGDLSQAPGHSPKKEVPSEEPAALAPPSEPALAPPGPTKPSDLGEWSRVTSSRQPSSPAPQWTLQVSPDSCEEPELGEARDLMCAEPQGPALWSEQNSRDQELAAVLESLTFEDVQEKKTGPAHPLGFGGTTTDKDEFKKEEPSGAAWPPATEADSKAPEPPAQSPGPGPEASCTGAGGSPSSSGEVLEATAPGAAASSDEQLQFLCTECGVSFRQLSRLKAHQLRSHPQARSYVCLCCGKSFGRSSILKLHMRTHTDERPHACHLCTHRFRQSSHLTKHLLTHSSEPAFLCAECGQGFQRRSSLVQHLLAHTQDQKPACAPEAKTEVPELTVILCTHCGQSFQHRSSLKRHLRIHARGKDHRCSEPSSSPSPKTKSRPYVCGDCGKAFRRSEHLVTHRRLHTGERPFSCEACGRSFTQSSQLVSHQRVHTGEKPHTCAQCGKSFVRRAGLARHLLTHGGLRPHHCAQCGKSFMQTQDLARHLRSHTGEKPCRCSQCGEGFSQSAHLARHQRIHTGEKPHACDTCGHRFRNSSNLARHRRSHTGERPYSCPTCGRSFRRNAHLQRHLATHAGSGHEAEAPQECPECGKTFSRSCNLLRHLLVHTGARPYPCSQCGRSFSRNSHLLRHLRTHTRETLY; via the exons ATGCTCGCAGAGCCAGTTCCAGCCgcccaggagcaggagcagctgggcGCCGTCaagctggaggaggaagaggaggtcgGGCAGGAGGATCCCCGGCGGACAGAGGCCAGGCCCCGGCCCGAGGTGGCCCACCAGCTGTTCAGATGCTTCCAGTACCAGGAGGACATGGGGCCGCGGGCGTCCCTGGGCCGGCTGCGGGAGCTGTGCCGCCACTGGCTGCGGCCAGCTCTGCACACCAAGAAGCAGATCCTGGAGCTGCTGGTGCTGGAGCAGTTCCTGAGCGTGCTGCCCCCGCACCTGCtgcaccgcctgcagggccagcagctcCGCGACGGCGAGGAGGTGGTGCTGCTGCTGGAGGGCATCCCTGGGGAGGCCAGCCACGCGGGGCCTCTG GATTTCAGTTTCAGTGCTGGCAAAAATTGTCCCCGCGCAGACATCCCCTCGGGTGAACAGGGGGACCTCTCCCAGGCCCCCGGCCACAGCCCCAAAAAGGAAGTGCCCTCCGAAGAGCCCGCAGCCCTCGCTCCACCCAGTGAGCCGGCTCTGGCCCCGCCAGGGCCCACCAAGCCTTCCGACCTGGGAGAGTGGAGCCGGGTCACAAGTTCAAGGCAGCCATCCAGCCCGGCTCCCCAGTGGACACTCCAGGTCTCGCCCGACAGCTGTGAGGAGCCGGAGCTTGGCGAAGCCAGGGATCTGATGTGTGCGG AGCCCCAGGGCCCCGCACTGTGGTCGGAGCAGAATTCCCGGGATCAGGAGCTGGCAGCCGTGCTG GAGTCCTTGACCTTTGAGGATGTCCAGGAGAAAAAGACTGGACCTGCACACCCTCTGG GATTCGGAGGCACAACCACGGACAAGGATGAGTTTAAAAAGGAAGAACCCAGCGGGGCggcctggccccctgccaccGAAGCAGATTCCAAGGCCCCAGAGCCGCCCGCACAGTCGCCGGGGCCAGGCCCGGAGGCGAGCTGCACGGGTGCAGGGGGCTCCCCTTCCAGCAGTGGCGAAGTTTTAGAGGCTACTGCGCCGGGGGCCGCCGCCTCCTCCGATGAACAGCTGCAGTTCCTATGCACCGAGTGCGGGGTAAGCTTCCGGCAGCTGTCCCGGCTGAAGGCGCACCAGCTCCGCTCTCACCCGCAGGCGCGCTCCTACGTGTGCCTGTGCTGCGGCAAGAGCTTTGGCCGAAGCTCCATCCTCAAGCTGCACATGCGCACTCACACGGACGAGCGGCCGCACGCCTGCCACCTCTGCACCCACCGCTTCCGCCAGAGCTCGCACCTGACCAAACACCTGCTAACGCACTCCTCCGAGCCCGCCTTCCTGTGTGCCGAGTGTGGCCAGGGCTTCCAGCGTCGCAGCAGCCTGGTGCAGCACCTGCTGGCGCACACCCAGGACCAGAAGCCCGCGTGCGCCCCGGAGGCCAAGACAGAGGTGCCGGAGCTGACCGTCATCCTGTGCACCCACTGTGGCCAGAGCTTCCAGCACCGCTCCAGCCTCAAGCGCCACCTGCGCATCCACGCCAGGGGCAAAGACCACCGGTGCTCCGAACCCTCTAGCAGCCCCAGCCCGAAAACCAAGAGCAGGCCCTACGTGTGCGGGGACTGCGGCAAAGCCTTCCGGCGCAGTGAGCACCTGGTGACCCACCGGCGCCTGCACACAGGGGAGCGGCCCTTCTCGTGTGAGGCCTGCGGCCGCAGCTTCACACAGAGCTCCCAGCTGGTCAGCCACCAGCGTGTGCACACCGGTGAGAAGCCCCACACTTGCGCGCAGTGCGGCAAAAGCTTCGTGCGGCGGGCCGGGCTCGCCCGCCACCTGCTGACGCACGGCGGCCTGCGGCCCCACCACTGCGCTCAGTGTGGCAAGAGCTTCATGCAGACGCAGGACCTGGCCCGCCACCTGCGCAGCCACACGGGCGAGAAGCcctgccgctgcagccagtgtggcGAGGGCTTCAGCCAGAGCGCGCACCTAGCGCGCCACCAGCGCATCCACACCGGGGAGAAGCCGCATGCCTGCGACACGTGCGGCCACCGCTTCCGCAACAGCTCCAACCTGGCCCGCCACCGGCGCAGCCACACCGGGGAGCGGCCCTACAGCTGCCCAACGTGTGGCCGCAGCTTCCGGCGCAACGCCCATTTGCAGCGGCACCTGGCCACGCACGCGGGGTCGGGCCACGAGGCTGAGGCCCCCCAGGAGTGCCCGGAGTGTGGCAAGACCTTCAGCCGCAGCtgcaacctgctgcgccacctgCTCGTGCACACCGGCGCCAGGCCCTACCCCTGCTCCCAGTGTGGCCGCAGCTTCAGCCGCAACTCGCACCTGCTGCGCCACCTGCGGACCCACACCCGGGAGACGCTGTACTAG
- the IL32 gene encoding interleukin-32 encodes MSGSSPAGWAPGHPSAMGYSQLPCDDIDTASYKMHKDLDRFISVAQGQHLRGEQLDESSLESLEDSINEVLLDNVESHFRNNLETIPLSSDMQLELRSRVKRPSGSGQRYERLGGEQSRQSFWETLRRWFRAMLGRLQQRWQRALAWLQELVAAGVQALRSAVELVWRTLKRFRCSLMKWLGLPLGV; translated from the exons ATGAGCGG CTCCTCTCCAGCGGGCTGGGCTCCTGGACATCCAAGCGCCATGGGCtactcccag TTACCCTGTGATGACATTGACACAGCCTCGTACAAGATG CACAAGGACCTGGACAGATTCATTTCTGTTGCCCAAGGCCAACATTTAAGAGGTGAACAG ctggACGAGTCCAGTCTGGAGTCACTGGAG GACAGCATCAACGAGGTCTTGTTGGACAACGTAGAGAGCCACTTTCGTAACAACCTG GAGACCATTCCTTTGTCTTCTGACATGCAACTGGAGTTGCGATCTCGGGTCAAGAGGCCGTCGGGCTCTGGGCAGAGATACGAGCGGTTAGGCGGCGAGCAGTCCAGGCAGAGCTTCTGGGAAACGCTGCGGCGGTGGTTCCGGGCAATGCtgggccggctgcagcagcgCTGGCAGCGTGCGTTGGCCTGGCTGCAGGAGCTGGTGGCCGCCGGGGTGCAGGCCTTGCGCAGCGCCGTCGAGCTCGTGTGGCGCACACTGAAGCGTTTCCGCTGCTCCCTGATGAAGTGGCTTGGGCTGCCCCTTGGGGTCTAG